A stretch of the Notamacropus eugenii isolate mMacEug1 chromosome 2, mMacEug1.pri_v2, whole genome shotgun sequence genome encodes the following:
- the LOC140525119 gene encoding claudin-3 yields the protein MSMGLEITGVSLAVLGWLGTIVCCALPMWRVTAFIGTSIVTAQIIWEGLWMNCVVQSTGQMQCKVYDSLLALPQDLQAARALLVVAIILAALALFVSLVGAQCTNCVQDDTAKAKITIVAGVVFLLAGLLTLIPVSWSANTIIRDFYNPLVVESQKREMGAGLYVGWAASALQLLGGAMLCCSCPPKEKKYTPSKILYSAPRSTATTAAGLGPSYDRKDYV from the coding sequence ATGTCTATGGGCTTGGAAATCACCGGGGTGTCCCTGGCCGTACTGGGCTGGCTGGGCACCATCGTGTGCTGCGCGCTGCCCATGTGGCGGGTGACCGCCTTCATCGGCACCAGCATCGTGACGGCGCAGATCATCTGGGAGGGCCTGTGGATGAACTGCGTGGTCCAGAGCACGGGCCAGATGCAATGCAAGGTGTACGACTCGCTGCTGGCCCTGCCCCAGGACCTGCAGGCGGCTCGCGCCCTGCTTGTTGTAGCCATCATCCTGGCTGCGCTCGCGCTATTTGTGTCCCTGGTGGGCGCGCAGTGCACCAACTGCGTGCAAGACGACACGGCCAAGGCCAAGATCACCATCGTAGCAGGCGTCGTCTTCCTGCTGGCCGGACTGCTCACGCTCATCCCGGTGTCTTGGTCGGCCAACACCATCATCAGGGACTTCTACAACCCCTTGGTGGTCGAGTCGCAGAAGCGCGAGATGGGAGCGGGGCTCTACGTGGGCTGGGCAGCCTCGGCGCTCCAGCTGCTGGGCGGGGCGATGCTCTGCTGCTCCTGTCCACCCAAGGAGAAGAAGTACACGCCCTCCAAGATCCTCTACTCGGCCCCGCGCTCCACCGCCACCACGGCCGCCGGCTTGGGGCCCAGTTACGACCGCAAGGACTACGTGTGA